In Anomaloglossus baeobatrachus isolate aAnoBae1 chromosome 3, aAnoBae1.hap1, whole genome shotgun sequence, one genomic interval encodes:
- the RAB1A gene encoding ras-related protein Rab-1A: MSSMNPEYDYLFKLLLIGDSGVGKSCLLLRFADDTYTESYISTIGVDFKIRTIELDGKTIKLQIWDTAGQERFRTITSSYYRGAHGIIVVYDVTDQESFNNVKQWLQEIDRYASENVNKLLVGNKCDLTTKKVVDYTTAKEFADSLGIPFLETSAKNATNVEQAFMTMAAEIKKRMGPGATAGGPDKPNVKLNSSTPVKQSGGGCC, from the exons TGACTATTTATTCAAATTGCTTCTGATTGGAGACTCTGGTGTGGGGAAATCTTGCCTTCTCCTTAGGTTTGCA GATGACACATACACGGAAAGTTACATCAGTACAATCGGTGTGGATTTTAAAATCAGGACTATAGAATTAGACGGGAAAACGATTAAACTTCAAATA TGGGACACGGCCGGCCAGGAGAGGTTCCGAACTATCACATCCAGTTACTACAGAGGCGCGCACGGTATCATTGTTGTGTACGATGTTACAGACCAG GAATCCTTCAACAATGTAAAGCAGTGGCTTCAGGAGATAGACCGCTACGCCAGTGAAAACGTTAACAAGTTGTTGGTAGGGAACAAATGTGACCTGACTACAAAGAAAGTAGTCGACTACACAACAGCAAAG GAATTTGCAGATTCCCTGGGAATTCCATTCTTGGAAACGAGTGCAAAGAATGCGACAAACGTAGAGCAGGCCTTCATGACAATGGCTGCCGAGATCAAAAAGCGAATGGGTCCTGGAGCCACAGCCGGCGGTCCAGACAAGCCCAACGTCAAGCTCAACTCCAGCACTCCAGTCAAGCAGTCCGGCGGAGGTTGCTGCTAA